A window of Aeromicrobium sp. A1-2 contains these coding sequences:
- a CDS encoding biotin transporter BioY: MTNTTTPVRKQGISTTDLALIATFAALIAVCAILPSLSVTGVGVPFTLQMFGIFLAGSALGARRGFLAVLLYLAVGTAGVPIFAAGQAGPSVWVGATGGYLVAFPIAAFIVGLVATRVARTNPAAFTVVVSTAAAIVTVAVVGTLGTLGMAIKLDVGLGVAWGYATPFFIADIIKGVLAAVVAAAVLRAFPQLVAKRRA; the protein is encoded by the coding sequence ATGACCAACACCACCACCCCCGTGCGCAAGCAGGGCATCTCGACGACGGACCTCGCGCTCATCGCGACCTTCGCCGCGTTGATCGCCGTCTGCGCGATCCTCCCGTCGTTGAGCGTCACCGGGGTCGGGGTGCCGTTCACGCTGCAGATGTTCGGAATCTTCCTGGCCGGCTCCGCCCTCGGCGCGCGGCGCGGATTCCTCGCGGTGCTGCTGTACCTCGCGGTCGGCACGGCTGGCGTCCCGATCTTCGCCGCCGGCCAGGCCGGACCGTCGGTGTGGGTCGGTGCCACGGGTGGATATCTGGTCGCTTTCCCGATCGCGGCATTCATCGTCGGCCTGGTCGCCACCCGCGTGGCGCGCACCAATCCGGCTGCCTTCACGGTTGTGGTCTCGACCGCCGCCGCGATCGTCACGGTCGCGGTCGTCGGCACGCTCGGCACGCTCGGCATGGCGATCAAGCTCGACGTGGGCCTGGGCGTCGCCTGGGGCTACGCGACACCATTCTTCATCGCCGACATCATCAAGGGCGTGCTCGCCGCCGTCGTCGCCGCGGCGGTCCTTCGCGCCTTCCCCCAGCTCGTCGCCAAGCGCCGGGCGTGA
- a CDS encoding bifunctional 2-polyprenyl-6-hydroxyphenol methylase/3-demethylubiquinol 3-O-methyltransferase UbiG, which produces MTEEPSSVIASQNASHGEGHDYVKGSPHLRHTVLRSMIDDQLRKLVRETIERQGTCHVLEVGAGHGTFTDFLLAAGAKVTVTEASEASATMLKERYAGHDDVAVFYDRSGEDIFADGEHFDGVVCASLLHHIPDYVTFVQRLSGLVQPGGWFYSVQDPTYYPRRPRRVHLAGRGTFYAWRLAQGDLKRGLGAFLRRRKGAYSDTDPSDLVEYHVVRQGVDELALEAELAQHFDDVEVFTYWSTQSPVFQRLLAPAHLGTDFGLIARKRHETQPGGAA; this is translated from the coding sequence ATGACCGAAGAACCATCCTCCGTCATCGCTTCGCAGAATGCGTCGCACGGCGAAGGTCACGACTACGTGAAGGGTTCGCCGCACCTGAGGCACACGGTGCTGCGGTCGATGATCGACGACCAGCTTCGCAAACTCGTGCGCGAGACGATCGAGCGTCAAGGGACCTGCCACGTCCTCGAGGTCGGGGCCGGACACGGCACGTTCACCGACTTCCTCCTCGCCGCGGGCGCGAAGGTCACGGTGACCGAGGCCAGCGAGGCGAGCGCGACGATGCTCAAGGAGCGCTACGCCGGGCACGACGATGTCGCCGTGTTCTACGACCGGAGCGGCGAGGACATCTTCGCCGACGGCGAGCACTTCGACGGAGTCGTCTGCGCGTCCCTGCTGCACCACATCCCGGACTACGTCACGTTCGTCCAGCGGCTCAGCGGGCTCGTCCAGCCGGGCGGCTGGTTCTACTCGGTGCAGGACCCGACGTACTACCCCCGCCGGCCTCGTCGCGTGCACCTCGCAGGCCGTGGGACGTTCTACGCCTGGCGGCTCGCACAGGGCGACCTCAAGCGCGGGCTCGGCGCCTTCCTGCGCCGTCGCAAGGGTGCGTACTCCGACACCGACCCTTCAGATCTGGTCGAGTACCACGTCGTCCGCCAGGGCGTTGACGAGCTCGCACTCGAGGCAGAGCTCGCGCAACACTTCGACGACGTCGAGGTGTTCACCTACTGGTCGACGCAGAGCCCCGTGTTCCAGCGGCTACTGGCGCCGGCTCACCTCGGGACCGACTTCGGCCTCATCGCGCGGAAACGGCACGAGACACAGCCGGGCGGCGCTGCCTGA
- a CDS encoding energy-coupling factor ABC transporter ATP-binding protein, with protein MTPAIVLDEVAVSVPTPDGDLAILRPTTLHLTERRIGLIGSNGSGKSTVARLLNGLIEPTTGRVTVNGLDTVRAGAAVRRQVGFVFTDPSAQLVMPTCVEDIALSLRRTIKDKRQRTERARAILERIGLADKADTSVHALSGGQKQMLALAGVLATDPDILVADEPTTLLDLRNTRLIADQIFSLRQQVVLVTHDLELAERCDRVLVVDDARIVFDGAPVEAVRHYRALVDR; from the coding sequence GTGACACCTGCAATCGTGCTCGACGAGGTCGCCGTCTCGGTGCCCACACCGGACGGCGACCTCGCGATCCTGCGCCCGACGACTCTGCACCTGACCGAGCGTCGGATCGGGCTGATCGGCAGCAACGGATCGGGCAAGTCGACCGTTGCGCGACTGCTCAACGGCCTGATCGAGCCGACCACCGGTCGGGTGACCGTCAACGGGCTCGACACCGTTCGCGCCGGCGCCGCGGTGCGCAGGCAGGTCGGGTTCGTGTTCACGGACCCGAGCGCACAGCTCGTCATGCCGACGTGCGTCGAAGACATCGCACTGTCGCTGCGCCGGACCATCAAGGACAAGCGGCAACGGACCGAGAGGGCGCGCGCGATCCTTGAGCGGATCGGGCTCGCCGACAAGGCCGACACGAGCGTCCACGCACTGTCTGGGGGTCAGAAACAGATGCTGGCCCTCGCCGGGGTGCTGGCGACCGATCCGGACATCCTGGTCGCCGACGAGCCGACGACACTGCTCGACCTGCGCAACACTCGACTGATCGCCGACCAGATCTTCTCCCTCCGCCAGCAGGTCGTGCTCGTGACGCACGACCTGGAGCTCGCGGAGCGTTGCGACCGGGTGCTGGTCGTCGATGACGCCCGCATCGTGTTCGACGGGGCGCCGGTCGAGGCCGTCCGTCACTATCGCGCGCTGGTCGACCGGTGA
- a CDS encoding TetR/AcrR family transcriptional regulator C-terminal domain-containing protein gives MRYHRSDVVERAVDVLDMYGLPDMSMRRIASELGLQPSALYHHFANKQALLAAVADELLERGTRPLPVDAEWDHQAVALSRELRDAMLAYRDGAELIATVHAFGLGADTLDGRLSAAISSGGFDDSFARSAATTILYFVFGHVSDEQTHLQANSAGAIDGDQPARADSASFELGLTLILDGIRQRRPAVSRAVSAR, from the coding sequence GTGCGCTATCACCGTTCAGACGTCGTCGAGCGTGCGGTCGACGTCCTCGACATGTATGGCCTGCCGGACATGTCGATGCGGCGCATCGCCTCGGAGCTCGGACTGCAGCCCAGTGCGCTCTACCACCACTTCGCCAACAAGCAGGCGCTGCTGGCGGCCGTCGCCGACGAGCTGCTTGAGCGCGGCACCCGGCCGTTGCCGGTCGATGCCGAGTGGGACCACCAGGCCGTCGCACTGAGCCGCGAGCTGCGCGACGCGATGCTGGCCTATCGGGACGGCGCCGAGCTCATCGCCACGGTGCACGCCTTCGGCCTCGGCGCGGACACGCTCGACGGGCGGCTCTCCGCCGCGATCTCGTCGGGCGGGTTCGACGACTCGTTCGCACGGTCCGCGGCGACCACGATCCTGTACTTCGTGTTCGGGCACGTCTCGGACGAGCAGACCCACCTGCAGGCCAACAGCGCCGGTGCGATCGACGGTGATCAGCCGGCTCGGGCCGACTCCGCCTCGTTTGAGCTCGGCCTGACGTTGATCCTCGATGGGATCAGGCAGCGCCGCCCGGCTGTGTCTCGTGCCGTTTCCGCGCGATGA